GAAGATGGACATCGAAGAGCATGAGAAACAAGACAAATGAGAGCGATTGAGAGAAGGAAAGCTAGAGAGCGAAGAACGAAAAGCAAGATTAGCCATCTTTTGTTTGTGCGAAGattttgaataagaaaaaaacaaattgaaaattttcacataGCACGACCTTAACAGAAGCTCAATTGATAAGGATATATGCatgaaataatcaaataacattctaattatttaaatgcTGTCGTTTTTTTCATCTAATAATTCAAGAAAGTTATTACAACATGTTTTTCGTAGAAGTTTGGGGTGGGAGTAAGTTCTTGGTTCTTACTACATGCATCTACATACATTTGTCTTTTCCGCTCGTTACAACATGCTCTCTAAGTGCCACACAAGGAAGATTGCTTAATATTCTACGAAGATCCCATTTCCAATCCTTCAAACTGTGTTCAACTTCCACCGTAATGATCCATCGTATTGCTACCTTCAAACCAGAGACCATCTTCAGAACCTTATGTGGGTCCGAAACTCTGTCTTcatgtttctttcttcaagTTCATGCTCGAAAAAGATGACCCTGAGAGAGCAATAACACCGACCTCATCGAGCAACAACTCTAATCAATTTGTTGTTAGGAATACCTTTCCATGGACGAAGTGAAACCAATACATAATATTTCCCCGTACAGAGTTTTCTCTTCTTGAGATGATCTTCAAATCGAAGGAAGATGCTACTTAGTTATCAACGTGAAGCGACTCATGGGTTGGATCAAACTAGCATATCCAAACTGCATATCTCTTTAAAATCCTTGGCAGCACAGAGATTTCTTAGTCTCATATAATGGTTCTTTCATTCAGGGGTAAGAAGGAACTTGAATCCAAGCCACAACTCTCCTCCCTTTCTAGCTAAATCTTTCCTTAATATTAAtgtcaattttcatttaaagaaTAACCAGCAACCAACAAGGGAGAAGTAACGAGTAcaacatattttcttcaaacagaTTCTTCTCTTCAATTAACCCACTGTTCTATATTCAACCACTGAGTCATACTCTTCCATCCGCAATGGACTTCCTGCAAAACAtctgaaaaagaaagttttttcaaataaaaatggtagCAGAAAAATAATGAACACAAAAATTGCAGCCTGGTAGCAGGGGTACATAAAAACAACTgctttgagaaaaatgaaaaatacaaggGCATACAAAAATACCCAGTCCATAAAAGCTCCACTAAAGAAAGGGGTTCCAACAAAATTTCAGCCAAGCATTGtgatgaagaaacaaaaacaaacacaaacgCATAGAGTGAAGTAGCAAGGACTATGTTCGGAATACCATTAGGATAAAAAAAGGGTTCCTTTGATGTTAAAGAAACTCATGggattttaatttcttatatatgTAACCACCGTATTTTCTGTTGGGGTGAAGGCAGCAGTGATTTAGTTGTTTAGACATCAATTCACTCAGATGGCCTCAAAGTCGAAATGCTTGGCAATTCTTTTGTACTCTCTTCTTTAGTagctttttccctttttctttttgatatcTGTGAGGGTTTAGGTTACTTGCATGTACCTAGGTAGGTGACCACTGTAGATTGAACCCAGGACCTCTTAATTAGATATTGAGACTATGTCTCCCTTTTACCATTAGGTCAACCAATGATAGTTGagtaatattgaaaatttagtaGAGCTTATAACTTGGATGCTCAAGAAATCTTACacccatttcaaaatttagatgCATCAAGGAAACCAACCACGaggatttaaattattgaacaaTTAATGAGTCATGTACCTTAGCTCATGCCAAAATAAATCAGTCTTTTCAAAGAGGAAGGGACGCAAAGGTGAAAGAAAGTCATCTTCCGCATTAAGCTGTGAGGAAGTAGCTTCAATTCTCGCCACAAATAGTGAGATAACCAGATGAACAATTATAGTTGGATCAGGGTCCTCGAGGATGACCTGTAACTCTCTTTGAATCCATGGTTTAATCCTCTCTAGAATCACTTCTTTGCCTCCACGACTTCCTAATACGTTCTGCACAGCTCGCAAATTCGCAATCACAAACACAGCATATGAAGAACTAAATAACAGAATTGCATTTGCAGCCAAGAGAACTTTGCAACATCTTTTTATGGAATCaaagagagaaatttaaaCTAATGTTGACAACTTGAGTATGGTTCAATTGGTTGAGTATTAAAATACATACCAGTTCTAAACATGATCTGACCGAAGATGGAACAGCTTGTATACATCGGTTGTATATGCTTTGtcaaaacccaacaaaatattAGCAAAAACATTCAAGCTCTAACTCTAAAACATGGAGAAAAAAGTGAGGTGTAAAACCCAACCAAGAAATAAAACCTTGAAGTTACCTAGCTCGCCACTGACGTTTTCGCCGGACAACAACATCAGCAGGCAAAGAATCCGGCCCTCGCCGTCCAAACGATCGCCGCCATGTAAGTGATCTTTCCGACCGTCTTTCTCTATTTAATTCATACCTCGTGCTCTGAAGAATCCTACATGAAAGCAAAAGGAGCAAATATAGTTCCCAGTTCAATGTTCAAATCCATTCCTCCATTACAACAAACTAgagaagctctcaagaaaaCAACGTTCCATATTTACTTCTAACTTCAATTCAAGTATAAAAGGTACAGTTgcaaacaaaatcaactaCCAAAAAGATGTATCAAAACCAGAAAACACACACCCGCGAGCGTCTATCTGGGAAGATCCAACTCCAACCTTGAGCTTATCGGAACAATTCGAGGTTGTCAACCGTTCTTTGCGGAAGCTTTGCGATGAGAGGTTGATTTTGGTAAACCATGAATCGAATTGAGCGTTACAAAGAGGGCAAGTTCGCTTCAAATTGCTCCATTTGCGAATACAGCTTATGCAATAGGCATGGATACACGTTGTAAGCACGGCGGCGGTACGATCCTCCAATTCTCTGAGGCAAATTGGGCAGGTTTCTCCACAAATCGCCGGCGAAATTACCTTTGTTATGAAGTTTTCGCCGTTGAGCTTTCGCGCCGGTTCTCGGGTCGAACTCGAACGCTTCATGACTTCCGCCTTCAGCGTTCTGTGGAAGAGTAGGAGACAACACAAACTTTCAAGGCCCAAATCACTCCTTACAAATAAGTATTGGGCCGAATTGGGGCCTactttcaaatgaattttggGCGAGCTCAAATGGTCAGTATAACTGCTCATGATCTATGTAAATTTGGGCCTTCTAGAACGTAATTTCGGCCCATATTTGGGCCTCCATTTGATTGTTGGGTAAAAAATTTGGGCCTggtttgaataataattttggcCCAGT
This DNA window, taken from Cucumis sativus cultivar 9930 chromosome 6, Cucumber_9930_V3, whole genome shotgun sequence, encodes the following:
- the LOC101215841 gene encoding E3 ubiquitin-protein ligase Topors, whose product is MKRSSSTREPARKLNGENFITKVISPAICGETCPICLRELEDRTAAVLTTCIHAYCISCIRKWSNLKRTCPLCNAQFDSWFTKINLSSQSFRKERLTTSNCSDKLKVGVGSSQIDARGILQSTRYELNRERRSERSLTWRRSFGRRGPDSLPADVVVRRKRQWRASIYNRCIQAVPSSVRSCLELNVLGSRGGKEVILERIKPWIQRELQVILEDPDPTIIVHLVISLFVARIEATSSQLNAEDDFLSPLRPFLFEKTDLFWHELRCFAGSPLRMEEYDSVVEYRTVG